One Fusarium musae strain F31 chromosome 6, whole genome shotgun sequence DNA segment encodes these proteins:
- a CDS encoding hypothetical protein (EggNog:ENOG41), translating into MGNELSAESPRGHRKLSKPPHCSQASAAGLPYTATAVTPHREHFSNSYLVGSLPPAPNKASTTRRVAPGLGIAVPAGDASSPVQSPTCRDPMRDSKSRTRSIQSEQSPILPAFVNSSRTSSIAQDSSYRTLARADSMPVAVRRGSASYDTRAAEAKKLLNAKEKLPSEPINSKSNKHSNETSQDVTDDTNNATQSAGSSISRTNSDVSFYMPMRRRSVAQTPGIATRAHHSNPPVSAKSSFRKSLPATPSQSRHNSIESGMARRMSMPTTIPSQAQSTVRAVTPVEADYKQLGGMKFGSLRITNGAPGTSPMPEDDVKQQGASESALAIPRAEYFHEQANNPLRLMNQGSTMTETNELMTGEKTPTSRVASCVTECSSDAEKSRTGDCGMSGNGNAVSFPVAEVLDVREDPNAKPDPKKMQLGLENKMLKGLSRSDSGFIPSPSSEKTQRSASRVDSGYSSNVSLRSLPSLRSGVTDKNTMASEKLDVDMSGMCSPSDSNSTRTSSLVPSQTRNRLPIHLEVPLSSTDDDTSSTCPASPSSPASRPFSPFSRGSRMRLSSLKSNKSFEPRVSNTTTAPIVFSTGDFQEQRPPPAADVSRGSSKIYRFLNGSRKKGSLKKKVTTIEQDVTADPLGLKTGSIPKPNRPALRKEPSKDTLHTIMSVGSQDAIGGTRRGEDVARGVKKTVGKKISRRQSWRQSIAHLFGSRSADASPALSPIPEPEPTPRRPSTAMELTSRSFNAAPGPRAVSSWSSRPAPRKASSSSDSLAPETRKMVNQSSIQESRDKPELAHLRTNVSALNLSAKRRSSLSSSALEMDQTLRTKTSPPVSMQNRGSKPPKAKSQAQNRAMTPSFPIHSRPSASRRLSLPQDYGRITPHSRQISHGRTESRSSSRGMAMSPTAGLSSQQVNAVQHSRVLSYSSNGTQQSGPAAQQVKHHRRVSAPAQPYQIANMPRSRSSTTLIQIQQQQMLQQHQQRRPRTSVQSWAPMDMHSLNQQLQQNYMMQNQALVYGAPNMVQQYPNIYVTSPVPNHHVHGRQGSQGGIYVQDPPFRVLHSYNSPAYRNVPIWSQ; encoded by the exons ATGGGCAATGAACTATCCGCCGAATCCCCTCGCGGGCATCGGAAACTATCCAAGCCACCTCACTGCAGCCAGGCATCTGCAGCTGGTCTGCCATACACTGCTACTGCTGTGACACCCCATCGTGAGCACTTCTCCAACTCGTATCTGGTCGGATCGCTGCCGCCTGCTCCCAATAAGGCTTCTACAACGAGAAGAGTGGCGCCTGGGCTCGGTATAGCCGTCCCAGCTGGTGACGCTTCCAGTCCTGTACAATCACCTACATGTAGAGACCCCATGCGCGATTCGAAATCGCGTACGCGGTCTATCCAGTCAGAGCAGTCTCCTATACTGCCAGCTTTCGTCAACAGCTCCAGGACCAGCTCTATTGCTCAGGACAGCAGCTACCGCACACTGGCGCGCGCTGATAG CATGCCTGTTGCAGTACGGCGTGGCTCTGCAAGCTACGATACGAGAGCtgctgaggccaagaagcttctcaatgcAAAGGAGAAGCTCCCAAGCGAGCccatcaactccaagtcCAATAAGCATTCTAATGAGACTAGTCAGGATGTGACGGATGATACCAACAACGCCACCCAATCTGCAGGTTCGTCCATTAGCAGAACAAATTCAGACGTCTCTTTTTACATGCCAATGCGCCGCCGCTCAGTCGCTCAAACTCCCGGCATAGCAACCAGAGCTCATCATTCCAACCCCCCAGTCTCGGCCAAGTCAAGTTTCCGCAAGAGTCTTCCAGCTACGCCTTCTCAGTCCAGGCACAATTCGATAGAATCTGGCATGGCAAGACGCATGTCAATGCCGACAACAATCCCTTCCCAGGCGCAATCCACGGTCCGAGCCGTAACGCCGGTCGAAGCTGACTATAAACAGCTAGGTGGTATGAAGTTTGGATCCCTACGCATCACAAACGGGGCCCCTGGAACTTCTCCAATGCCTGAGGATGACGTCAAACAGCAAGGGGCTTCTGAATCGGCACTAGCAATCCCTCGTGCGGAATACTTTCATGAGCAAGCCAATAACCCACTCAGACTGATGAATCAGGGCTCGACCATGACAGAGACCAATGAGTTAATGACGGGTGAGAAGACACCTACTTCTCGAGTCGCGAGCTGTGTTACCGAGTGCTCGAGCGATGCGGAAAAATCTAGAACAGGCGATTGCGGAATGTCTGGGAACGGGAATGCTGTCTCATTTCCGGTTGCTGAGGTTCTGGACGTAAGGGAAGACCCAAATGCAAAGCCCGACCCCAAGAAAATGCAACTTGGACTCGAAAACAAAATGCTTAAAGGGTTGTCAAGATCTGATAGTGGCTTCATTCCAAGTCCTTCATCGGAGAAAACCCAACGCTCTGCGTCTCGAGTCGACAGTGGTTACAGTTCCAATGTCTCTCTCCGATCATTGCCCAGCCTAAGATCCGGTGTCACGGACAAGAACACCATGGCCTCCGAAAAGCTTGATGTGGACATGTCCGGGATGTGTTCGCCTTCGGATTCGAATTCGACCCGAACTTCTTCTTTAGTACCTTCTCAGACACGTAACCGACTGCCTATCCACCTCGAGGTCCCGTTGTCATCGACAGATGATGATACCTCTTCGACTTGTCCAGCGAGTCCCTCGAGCCCTGCTAGTCGTCCGTTCTCGCCATTTAGTCGTGGTAGCCGCATGCGCCTCTCTTCGTTGAAATCAAACAAGAGTTTCGAACCAAGGGTGTCGAACACTACGACAGCGCCGATCGTCTTTTCCACAGGAGACTTTCAGGAACAGCGACCTCCGCCAGCCGCAGACGTCAGTCGTGGTAGCAGTAAGATATACAGGTTCCTGAATGGCTCTCGCAAGAAGGGATCCCTAAAGAAAAAAGTGACTACAATCGAACAGGATGTCACTGCCGATCCTTTAGGACTAAAGACAGGCTCCATACCTAAACCCAACCGACCTGCGCTTCGAAAGGAGCCGAGCAAGGACACTCTGCATACTATCATGAGTGTTGGGAGCCAGGATGCGATCGGTGGTACAAGACGCGGGGAGGACGTAGCGCGAGGGGTCAAAAAGACCGTTGGCAAGAAGATATCTCGACGTCAATCGTGGCGCCAATCCATTGCTCATTTATTTGGTTCACGAAGCGCAGACGCCAGCCCTGCCTTGAGTCCCAtacctgagcctgagcccaCACCAAGGCGCCCATCAACTGCTATGGAGCTTACTTCTCGTTCTTTCAATGCGGCTCCCGGCCCTCGAGCTGTGAGCTCATGGTCATCTCGCCCAGCACCAAGAAAGGCTTCCAGTAGCTCTGATAGCTTAGCTCCAGAGACCCGGAAGATGGTTAATCAGTCAAGCATACAGGAGAGCCGCGACAAGCCAGAGCTAGCCCATCTTCGCACGAATGTTTCCGCACTTAACTTGTCAGCGAAACGTCGATCATCCCTGAGTTCATCTGCGCTTGAGATGGATCAGACGCTGCGAACAAAGACCTCACCGCCTGTGAGTATGCAGAATCGAGGCAGTAAGCCTCCCAAAGCAAAGTCACAGGCACAAAACCGAGCCATGACACCTTCTTTTCCCATTCACTCCCGTCCGAGCGCTAGTCGTCGACTCTCGTTACCCCAAGATTATGGTCGAATTACACCACACAGCCGTCAGATCTCGCATGGCCGTACCGAGTCACGCAGCTCCAGTCGAGGCATGGCCATGAGTCCTACCGCGGGGTTAAGCTCCCAGCAAGTCAATGCTGTTCAACACTCGAGAGTTTTGTCATACTCCAGTAATGGCACGCAACAGAGTGGTCCTGCTGCCCAACAAGTCAAGCATCACCGGCGAGTATCAGCACCTGCGCAGCCGTACCAAATCGCCAACATGCCGCGTTCTCGGAGCAGCACTACACTTATACAGatacagcagcaacagatgctacagcaacaccaacaacgacGGCCTCGAACATCTGTCCAATCATGGGCTCCAATGGATATGCACAGCCTCAATCAGCAACTGCAGCAGAACTACATGATGCAGAATCAAGCGCTTGTCTATGGTGCACCGAACATGGTTCAACAATACCCAAACATCTACGTTACAAGCCCAGTCCCAAATCATCATGTGCACGGTAGGCAGGGTTCCCAGGGAGGGATATACGTCCAAGATCCCCCTTTTCGGGTCCTTCACAGCTATAACTCCCCAGCATATCGAAACGTTCCTATATGGAGCCAGTAG